AGGTTGAGGAGACCGGAAGCGTTTTTGAGGAAAACGCCCGTATCAAGGCGGAAGCGCTGGAGGAATTGCTTCCCCTCGACGCATGGGCCTTGGCCGATGACAGTGGCTTGATGGTGGATGCACTCAATGGTCAACCTGGTGTGCATTCCTCAAGGTATGCCGGACCCGCATGCAATGCAGTTGCCAATAACATCAAACTCTTGAATGAGCTCAGGGGTGTTCCCGGGGAGGAGCGAACAGCCCGGTTCAAATGCGTCTTGTGCTTCAAGCAGAAGGGAGGCCCCTGCCACTTCTTCAGCGGCTCCTGCGAAGGACATATCCTTCTTGCTCCTACGGGAGAGATGGGCTTCGGCTACGATCCGCTATTTCAACCGCTGGGATATGATAAGTCCTTCGCGGAGCTGGGAAGTGCCCAGAAAAACAGTCTCTCCCACAGGGGACAGGCAATTTCCGAATGGGTTAAATTCCTGAAATCCGCGGAATAGGCGATCAGGACTTCTGTCCCGGATCGTGATCGATTGCAGCGAGCTGGTTGCAAACCTCACTAATCAGGAATTCCGGTGTTGAGGCACCGGCTGTGACCCCGACCTTGGCGTAGCGGCGCATCACATCCTGATCAATTTCCTTCGCTGTCTCAATGTGGTACACAGGCAAGTTTGTCTTCCGTGCCAGGAGGGCGAGTTTGCAGGTGTTGGCAGAGTGATGTCCACCAATGACGACAAAGGCTTCAACTTCCTGCTCGAACAAGACAGCAATATCCCCCTGCCGGTCCTTGGTCGCCCCGCAAATTGTGTCGAAGATCAAAGTATTGGGGAAGCGGGTCTTCAGATGGTCCGCTAACCGGCGGAAATCATCTGTAAACATGGTCGTTTGTGAAACCATGACAACTTTTTCCCCGAGGTCGGGGAGCGCGTCGATGTCCTCCTCGGATTGGACTGGATGTCCCTTGCCTTCGGTATAGCCCATGAGGCCAATGACTTCCGGGTGCTTCTCATCTCCAAAAATGACGGTCGAGTAGCCCTTTTTGGCGTGCATGCGGATTTTTCCGGCAACGATCCCCACATCCGGGCAAGTCGCATCCTTGAAATCGATCCCAATGCTTTTGAGGTATTTACGTCTTTCAGGAGAAATACCATGGGCGCGAACCACGAGCACGGCATTTTCCTCCGGGTCCGCCTTGAGATCGAGGTTGCTGGAGCTCTGGTAATCCCCGACCTCACGAATGCCGTCCGATTGCAGACGATCCATCATCTGGCTATTGTGGATCAGGGGGCCATCCGTGTAGACCGGACGCCGACCTTTGGTGGCAAAATCGCGCGCGATGTCGATCGCCCGCTCAACGCCCCAGCAGAATCCTGCGCTCTGTGCCCGAATGACTTGCATGGTTCAAAGGTTGGTGAATTCCTCCGATTGTCAAAGATGGAAGGGACAATTAGTCCTCCTTGGTCGTCTTGAGCTCGACGACATCGTGGGGGGAGGATTCCCTTTGTCCGGCGGGCGATACGCGGATGTAGCGGGCGCGTGAGCGCAATTCGGCCAGGTTGCTGGCTCCGAGGTAGCCCATCCCGCTTTGGAGGCCGCCAACCAGCTGCCGAAGGGTGTCGTCAAGGCTTCCTGAAACCTCCTTCAAGGCCTCAATGCCTTCGGCTGCCACCTTGTCGGATTTTTTGGCGTGGGATTCATGGCCGTAGCGAGCGGCCGAGCCTGCCTTCATCGCCGTAAGGCTCCCCATGCCGCGGTATTGCTTGAAGAGCTTGCCGTTAATTTCCAGGATACTCCCCGGAGCCTCCCGGCAACCGGCAAAGAGACTACCGCACATGACCGCATTGCCCAGGGTGAGCGCCTTGACGATGTCCCCGCTCTTGGTAATGCCACCGTCAGCGATAATGGCCGTGCCCGTCTTTTCTGCAGCTTTTGAGCAGACATAAAGGGCGGTCAACTGGGGAATGCCGACGCCGGCGACGATACGGGTCGTACAGATTGATCCCGGGCCCTGGCCGACCTTAACGGCGTCCGCTCCGCATTTTGAAAGATATTCAACGCCTTCAGCGCTCGTCACATTGCCCGCGATCAGGGACAAATCCTTGAACTCGCCGCGCAGGAGCTTTACCACATCTCCCACCCCAGCTGAATGGCCATGGGCAGTCGAGACGGCAAGGGCATCGATTCCTTCGCTGACAAGGTTGCTCGCATGCTCGAGAATCCGGTCCCGATCGAGCTCCCCAGCGGGAGTGCGTGTGGCGGATATGGCGGCTCCACAGACCAGTTGAAAGCTGGCATCGCGGGACGGTTTGACATCACGGCTCTCCTCTTCGCGGATGCGCTCAATATCTGACATCGTGAAAAGGCCCTTCAGATGCCCCCCCTTATCGAGAACAATCAGCTTATGAATTCCCATATGGTCATTGAAAAATCGGTCTGCTGCCCCGATTGGGTCGTCGGCAATATCGCTTTCCTGGATGGTGAAAACCTGTTCTAGCGGGGTCATCGCATCCGCCACCTTGACGCCGCGGTAGCGGCTTTTGACAACCCGGCCTCGAAGCAATCCAACGAGTTTGTTCTGGATATCAACAACCGGGAAGGTGTGGAATTTGAAGCCGCGGATCTCAATCATTTCCAGAACATCCGCGATGTGGCTTTCCGGGCTGATGGCGATTGGTTCCTGAATTAGCCCATGAACATCGTTTTTGACCTTGGCCACTTCCCGTATCTGCCGCTTCTCGGGCATATTGTAATGGATGATTCCCAATCCGCCGTTGCGGGCCATGGCAGCCGCCATCTCTGCCTCGGTGACGGTATCCATATCAGCCGAAATAAGCGGGATATTGAGGACCAGCTGCTCGGAAAGACGCATGTCCACCTTGGTCAGGCGCGGCAGGATCTCGCTGTACCGGGTGGCCAGCGTGATGTCATCGAAAGTCAGACCGACCCGCGCGTTGTCGCTGAAAAACGTGTCAGCGTTCTTGTAGAATTGGGAATCCGTATCCTCGTGGTGGGTTGCGTGCGCCATTGTCCAGTTGAAAGAAGGCGCTATGCTTGAATCAAGCAGAAAGTGACCCTTTTGAGCAAAAGCCAGCCTTGGAGACTTTCACTAATCGTACGATCAACCGCTCAACAGGATGAGGACCCGTCGAATCCGATTAGCCACCTTCAAAATTAATTGTCGGACAGTTTTCCGGGTTTTGTGGGATTGTATGAGCGAAATTAAAAACAATTATGAAACATATTAAATCAATTCTTCTCATTTGCAGTTTAATCTCAGCACCTGTGCTCGTCCAAGCCCACTGTGGTGCTTGCTGTGCGGGTCACGAAAAGCATGGCAAGGATATTGTCGAAACCGCAGTTGCCGCAGGCAGCTTCAATACTTTGGCCGCTGCGCTTCAAGCTGCTGGTCTTGTTGACACCTTGAAAGGCGAAGGCCCTTTTACGGTTTTCGCCCCAACCGACGAGGCATTTGCCAAGTTGCCGGCTGGTACGGTCGAAGATTTGTTGAAGCCTGAAAACAAGGAT
This region of Oceanipulchritudo coccoides genomic DNA includes:
- the rdgB gene encoding RdgB/HAM1 family non-canonical purine NTP pyrophosphatase — protein: MDIFLASGNPHKFEEFVAILPQDGLKINFHSAEVFGGMPEVEETGSVFEENARIKAEALEELLPLDAWALADDSGLMVDALNGQPGVHSSRYAGPACNAVANNIKLLNELRGVPGEERTARFKCVLCFKQKGGPCHFFSGSCEGHILLAPTGEMGFGYDPLFQPLGYDKSFAELGSAQKNSLSHRGQAISEWVKFLKSAE
- the ispH gene encoding 4-hydroxy-3-methylbut-2-enyl diphosphate reductase, translated to MQVIRAQSAGFCWGVERAIDIARDFATKGRRPVYTDGPLIHNSQMMDRLQSDGIREVGDYQSSSNLDLKADPEENAVLVVRAHGISPERRKYLKSIGIDFKDATCPDVGIVAGKIRMHAKKGYSTVIFGDEKHPEVIGLMGYTEGKGHPVQSEEDIDALPDLGEKVVMVSQTTMFTDDFRRLADHLKTRFPNTLIFDTICGATKDRQGDIAVLFEQEVEAFVVIGGHHSANTCKLALLARKTNLPVYHIETAKEIDQDVMRRYAKVGVTAGASTPEFLISEVCNQLAAIDHDPGQKS
- the guaB gene encoding IMP dehydrogenase; the protein is MAHATHHEDTDSQFYKNADTFFSDNARVGLTFDDITLATRYSEILPRLTKVDMRLSEQLVLNIPLISADMDTVTEAEMAAAMARNGGLGIIHYNMPEKRQIREVAKVKNDVHGLIQEPIAISPESHIADVLEMIEIRGFKFHTFPVVDIQNKLVGLLRGRVVKSRYRGVKVADAMTPLEQVFTIQESDIADDPIGAADRFFNDHMGIHKLIVLDKGGHLKGLFTMSDIERIREEESRDVKPSRDASFQLVCGAAISATRTPAGELDRDRILEHASNLVSEGIDALAVSTAHGHSAGVGDVVKLLRGEFKDLSLIAGNVTSAEGVEYLSKCGADAVKVGQGPGSICTTRIVAGVGIPQLTALYVCSKAAEKTGTAIIADGGITKSGDIVKALTLGNAVMCGSLFAGCREAPGSILEINGKLFKQYRGMGSLTAMKAGSAARYGHESHAKKSDKVAAEGIEALKEVSGSLDDTLRQLVGGLQSGMGYLGASNLAELRSRARYIRVSPAGQRESSPHDVVELKTTKED
- a CDS encoding fasciclin domain-containing protein; translated protein: MMKHIKSILLICSLISAPVLVQAHCGACCAGHEKHGKDIVETAVAAGSFNTLAAALQAAGLVDTLKGEGPFTVFAPTDEAFAKLPAGTVEDLLKPENKDKLVAVLTYHVVAGKVKAKDVVELTSATSVQGSDIDIKVMGGSVYVDNAKVIKTDIKASNGVIHVIDSVILP